AGCTTACTCCTTGGCTCCAGACCGGCTGCGATGAAAAGGGGTGAGGCCGTGATGCGGTGGGCCATTGGTGTGGGACTTGTAGGAGTGGCGGGGGCCCTAGCGTTCCTGGTGGTGACCCGTCTGCTGGGGGGTGCCGGGGGAGAGGTGGGCAAGGCGGCCCCACCGCCCCAGCAGGAGTTTATGGAGCGGTGGCAGAGGGCCATGGCCACCGCGGAGGCCGAGCGGCAGAAGCCGCCTTTCCGGGGCACCCTTAACGGCATCCGCTTGCACCAGGTGGGCGACCAGGTGGAGATCCCCTGGTGGGTGGACCGGGCGGCCTGTGGGCAGGTGCAAATTGTGGAGTTCGAGGCGGCCAAGGGGACCCCCCTCTACTTCGAGCCCACTTACTTGCCCAAGGGAGCCGTCCTTAGCACCCAAATGAACCCCGGAGGTACATATGCCGGAGTCTGTGAGCGCTCCGGTGAGGTGATAGGGGCACAGCAGCATTACCGGTGGCCTTCTGGAAGCCTGGACATCTTTCGGAACCGCGCCGCTCATGAGTGGCTCATCAATGCCTCTGCCGAGCGTGTGAGGGCAGGGGAGGTCAATGGGCGGCCGGCCGTCTTCGTCCTCCCCGAGGTGGATGACCCCCTCTTCGCCCATACCATGGTGATCGTCGCTGAGCCCTTTGGAATAACGGTAGTGATAGGAGAAGGCCTGCCGTTTGATGAGGTGCTCAAGGTGGCCAGGGGGGTAAGGCCATGACATGGAGGTGGCGCTTGTAAATGGCGGCGATGTTGGAGGCTGCTAGGCCATATGCAGGTTGCCCTCGGGGTCAGTATAGAACAGGCGGAAGAAGGGGTAGCCGCGGCGCCTGATCTCGTCCCCACCCCCTTCGTGGCGCTCTAGCAGAGCGGCCACCCCCACCACTCGGCACCCTATCTCCTCCACGGCCCTGATGGCCCGCAGGGAGGAGGTGCCAGTGGTCACCACATCCTCCACGATGGCCACCTTCAGCCCTCTTACCAGCTCCTCGCCGGCCACTGTGTCCCGCACCCCATGCTCCTTCCGCTCTTCGCGCACGTAGAAGACGGGCAGCACCCTAACCTGGCCATGGAAGGCGGCTAGGGAGACAGCCATGGCGATGGGGATGGCACCGGTGGCCATGCCTCCCACCGCCTCTGCTCCCCATGCCACTATGGGGCCCAGGAGGAGGCGGCCGATGATCTCCGCCCAGCGGGGGTGGAGGGTCACCTGCTTGCCATCGTAGTAGTAACGGGCCGCCAGGCCGGAGGTGAGGCGGAACTCTCCGCGGCGGAAGCAGCGCTCCCGCAGGGCCTGGGCCAGGGCCAGGAGCTCCTCCTGGGAGGCGTAGGACACATCACCCCTCCTGAGCCATCTGCAGGAGCAGGTGCACCAAGGTGCGGGCGGGGATGCCAGTAGCCCCCTTCACCCAGATCCCCTTGTCCCGGTCCACATTATCGGTGGGGGCCATGTCGATGTGGGCCCAGGGGGTCTCCTCTACGAAGAAGCGGAGGAACTCGGCGGCCGATATGGCCCCGCCGTAGCGGTCGCCCACGTTCTTGATGTCGGCCACGTCGCTGCGCAGGCTCTCCCGGTACTCCTGGATGATGGGGAAGCGCCACATGCGCTCCCCGCTCCTCTCCGCCGCCTCCATGATGCGCTGGGCCAGGGCATCGTCGTTGGCGAAGAAGCCGGTGGCCGCCGGGCCCAGGGCGATGGCCATGGCTCCCGTGAGGGTGGCCACATCTATAAGGGGCGAGAGGCCCAGCTCGCGGGCGTAACAGATGGCATCGGCTAGAATGAGCCTACCCTCGGCATCGGTGTTGATGACCTCGATGGTCTTGCCATTGCGGGCGCGCAAGATATCGCCGGGCCTGATGGCCGAGCCAGAGGGCATGTTCTCGGCCACGGGCAGGATGGCGGTGACGTTGATGGGTGGGCGTAGCTTCCCCAGGGCCCACATACAGGCGATGACGGCCGCTGCCCCTGACATATCCCCCTTCATCTCCTCCATGCCCTGGGCGGGCTTCAAAGAGATGCCACCTGAGTCGAAGGTGATGCCCTTGCCCAAGAGGCCCACCGCCTTTGGCGAGTCGGGGCGCCCACGGTAACGCATGATGATGAGGCGGGGGGGCTGGGTGGAGCCCGCCGCCACCCCCAAGAGGGCCCCCATGCCCATCTCCCGGATGCGCCCTTCCTCCCAAACCTCGCACTCCAGGCCGGCATCATGGGCTAGCTGCTGGGCCCGCTGGGCCATCTCCACAGGGGTGAGGATGTTGGCCGGCTCATTGGCTAGGTCACGGGCGTGGTTGGCGGCTTGTGCCAGGATGATGCCCAGCTCCACGCCCCGGCGCAGGGCCTCCAGCCGCTCCTGCTGCATCTCTACTAGCGTCAGCTCCTGCACCTCCCTCTCGTCCTCGTCTGCCTTGTAGCGACGGAAGCGGTAGAGGCCCATGATGGCCCCCTCGGCCATGGCCTGGGCGCACTGCTGGGGTTCCAGCCCTCCCGCCCCAGCGCCCAGCACCACGGAGGCCACCCTCTGGCAGCTCAGGCGACGCAGATGGCGGAGGGCGGTGGCCGTGACGTCCCGCACCTTCTGGAGGGAGAACTGTTCCTGCTTGCCCAGGCCCACTACCGCCACCCGGGCAGCGGGCATGCGGCCCAGGGTGTGGATGACCGTCACCTCCCCCTCCTTGCCCTTGATCTCGCTGTCCTCTATGAGGCGAGAGATGGCCCCGTCCATGGCCCGGTCCACAGCCGCCGTGGCGCCACCGGGCGTCTTTATCCCCTCGAAGAGCCCTACCACGATGGCATCGGCTTTCAGCTGGGTGATGTCTCCTGCCTCTACACGTATCTCCAAGGGCGTCACCTCCCAGTCCAAGGGCTATGATATGGCCATCCCTGCCCACCCTCAAGTTGCTGATGCCGAAAGGGCGGTGCTTTAATGGGATTGTGCCTCTAGGATTCTCATGGCAGGGGTGAGGTGGACGAAGTTGCGGGGCCCCTGAACCGGTGGTGGCGGCAGATGTCCAGGGGGGCCTGAGGCCTGTGATGGGAAGGGTGTCCTTTCTTTGGCGGAGGCTCACCAGCCCCTTTCAGCGCCGTGACCTGTTGGAAGCGGGGCTGGTGGCGGCTGGCTTCCTGGCCTATTTCGGTGTGCGGGGTGCGGTCATCGACCGCCCGGCGACCGCCTATTGGAACGCTCGGGACATCATAGAGCTGGCGCGCTCCTTGGGCATCTTCTGGGAGTATGAGGTGCATAAGGCCCTTTTGGGGAACCTGTTCCTCGTCCAGGCCATGAACATCATCTATTTCTGGCTCCACTTTCCCCTCATCATCGTCTTTGGCATCTGGTGCTATTACCGCCGGCGCTCCCATTACACACGGTTGCGGGACGCTTTTCTCGCCTCGGGGGCCATATCCCTCATCGTATATTGGCTTTACCCGGTGGCCCCGCCGCGGGCCCTGCCCGAGCTGGCCGCCCGCTTTGAACCCAACGCCCCGGAATATGTGCGAGGCTTTGTGGACACCATGCAGGTCTACTTGGGCTACGCCTACCAGACACAGGAGACAGGGGCCTTCGTCAACCCCTATGCCGCCATGCCCAGCCTCCACTTCGGCTGGGACATGCTCCTGGGGATGGGGATCATCTGGGTGTTCTGGCGGACGAGGCTGCGGTGGGTGGCGGTGCCTGTGGGGCTCTTTTTGCCCATCTCCCAGGTTTTCGCCATCACCGTCACTGCCAACCACTTCTTCTTGGACGCCCTGGCCGGGGCGGTGGTATCAGCCCTGGGGGTGCCCATATCGGTGGCCCTGCATCGCTGGGCATATCCCCGGCTAGGGGAGTGGGTGGGCAAGATCCCCTGGCCCAAATTACGGAGGTTCCTCCTGCCGGAGGCCGCACCTGGGGAGGGACGTGTGCCCCCTAAAGCTTCGCCAGGAGCTGGCGGGCAGCGTTGAGGATGGGGTCCCAGACTGGCGAGAAGGGCGGGGCGTAGGCCAGGTCTAGGTTCACCAACTGGTGCACCGTCATGCCGGCGTGGAGAGCGGTGGCGATGACGTCGATGCGTTTGCCCGCCCCTTCGTGGCCCACGATCTGGCCTCCGAGGAGGACGCCCGTGCCCTTCTCGGCCAGGAGCTTGACGGTGATGGGGGCGGCGCCAGGGTAATAGTGGGCCCTGGTCCTGTCCTCTATCCTGGCGGCTATCCATTCCCAGCCGAGGGCCCGCAGTTCCCTCTCCTGCAGGCCGGTGCGGGCCACCTCCAGATGGCAGACCTTGGTGATGGCCGTGCCCACCACGCCGGGGAAGGTGGCATAGCCGCCCCCCAGGTTGATGCCCGCCACCCTGCCCTGCTTGTTGGCCACCGTGCCTAGGGCCAACCAGAAGGGGCGGCGAGAGACTAGGTGGAAGGTTTGGGCACAGTCACCGGCTGCCCATACCCCCTCGCGGGGCGTCTGCATGCGCTCGTTGACCACTATGGCCCCCCTCTCCCCCAGGGGGATGTCGGCGTCGCGGGCTAGGTCAGAGTTGGGCCTCACCCCCAGGCCCAGGACCACCACATCGGCGGGGATGGTGCGGGCGGCGGTGACCACCGCCTGCACGCGGCCATTGCTCACCTCCAGCCCTTGCAACGGCTCCCCCAGGTACACGGCCACCCCTAGATGGCGGAGGGCCTCGGCGATGGGGGCGGCCATATCTGGGTCCAGGGTGAGCATCACCTGCTCCTCCTTCTCCACCAGGGAGACCTCCAGGCCGCGGTGGCAGAGGGCCTCGGCCATCTCCAGGCCGATGTACCCCCCTCCCACGATGACGGCCCTCTTGGCCCCCGTCGCCTCCAGATAGCGATGGAGCTCTATGGCCTCGTGCAGGGAGTTGACACCAAAGACCCCTTGGGCATCCATGCCTGGCAGGGGAGGGCGTATGGGCACCGCCCCTGTGGCCAGCAGCAGATGGTCGAAGGGCTCCCAGCGCTCCTTTCCCGTCTGCAGGTCCTCCACCAGCACGCGACGGCTCTGCAGGTCCACCTTTTGCACTTGATGGTGCAGGTGCACCTCAATGCCCATGCGGGCGTAGTCCTGGGGCCAACGGACGACCAGCCTATCGGGCTCTTCTATCTCCCGGCCCAGGTAATAGGGGATGCCACAGGCGGCATAGGAGACGAAAGGCCCCTTCTCGAAGACGATGATCTCCAACTGCTGGGGGCTGCGTCGACGGCGGGCGTTGGCCGCAGCGCTCATCCCAGCGGCGTCGCCCCCTACTATCACCAGCCGCTGCTGGGCCATGGGCCACCTCCCCTTTTTCATCCATCGTAGCATAGGGGGCGTCCCCTTGATCCTAGGGGAGGGCCCATTTACACTTAGTGCGGCCTACGAAGATACATAACGCTGATGATGGGGGGTTAAAGCATGCCAGCTGTGGTGGTGGTCGGGGGCCAGTGGGGGGATGAGGGGAAGGGGCGGGTGGTGGATCTGCTGGCCCAGCGGGCGCAGGTGGTGGCCCGTTACTCGGCAGGGAGCAATGCTGGCCACACGGTGGTCAACGAATTGGGGGAGTTCCGTCTCCACTTGGTGCCGGCGGGCATCTTCTACCCTGATAAGCTCTGCCTCATCGGCCATGGGGTGGCTGTGGACCCCAAGGTGCTCTTGGAGGAGATACGTTCGCTGGAGGCGAGGGGGGTGAAGGTGCGGGGGAGGCTCTTCGTCTCCAACCGCGCCCATGTCACCATGCCCTGGCATCCCCTGCTGGACCGTCTGGAGGAGAAGGCACGGGGTAAGGCAGCCATCGGCACCACCGGGCGGGGGGTGGGCCCCACTTTCGTGGACAAGGTGGGGAGGTTGGGGATCCGCATGGTGGACCTGGTGGACCCCCATGCCCTGCGGGAGCGTCTCTCCCTGGTTTTGCCCATCAAGAACGCCGTCCTGAGCAAGCTCTATGAGGCCGAGCCCCTGGACCTGGAGCAGGTGTGGACGGAGTACGCTGAGCTGGGGGCCCAGCTGCGCCCCTTTGTGGCCGACACATCGGTGATGACCCAGGAGGCCCTACGCCGAGGGGAAACGGTGCTGCTGGAGGGGGCCCAGGGTGCCCTCCTGGACCTGGACCTGGGCACCTATGAATACGTCACCTCGTCTGTCCCGTCATCCCTGGCTGGAGGGGCTTGTGTGGGGATGGGCATCGGCCCCACCCAGATCAAGGCGGTGGTGGGGGT
The genomic region above belongs to Dehalococcoidia bacterium and contains:
- the pyrE gene encoding orotate phosphoribosyltransferase, which encodes MSYASQEELLALAQALRERCFRRGEFRLTSGLAARYYYDGKQVTLHPRWAEIIGRLLLGPIVAWGAEAVGGMATGAIPIAMAVSLAAFHGQVRVLPVFYVREERKEHGVRDTVAGEELVRGLKVAIVEDVVTTGTSSLRAIRAVEEIGCRVVGVAALLERHEGGGDEIRRRGYPFFRLFYTDPEGNLHMA
- a CDS encoding leucyl aminopeptidase, producing MEIRVEAGDITQLKADAIVVGLFEGIKTPGGATAAVDRAMDGAISRLIEDSEIKGKEGEVTVIHTLGRMPAARVAVVGLGKQEQFSLQKVRDVTATALRHLRRLSCQRVASVVLGAGAGGLEPQQCAQAMAEGAIMGLYRFRRYKADEDEREVQELTLVEMQQERLEALRRGVELGIILAQAANHARDLANEPANILTPVEMAQRAQQLAHDAGLECEVWEEGRIREMGMGALLGVAAGSTQPPRLIIMRYRGRPDSPKAVGLLGKGITFDSGGISLKPAQGMEEMKGDMSGAAAVIACMWALGKLRPPINVTAILPVAENMPSGSAIRPGDILRARNGKTIEVINTDAEGRLILADAICYARELGLSPLIDVATLTGAMAIALGPAATGFFANDDALAQRIMEAAERSGERMWRFPIIQEYRESLRSDVADIKNVGDRYGGAISAAEFLRFFVEETPWAHIDMAPTDNVDRDKGIWVKGATGIPARTLVHLLLQMAQEG
- a CDS encoding phosphatase PAP2 family protein, with the translated sequence MGRVSFLWRRLTSPFQRRDLLEAGLVAAGFLAYFGVRGAVIDRPATAYWNARDIIELARSLGIFWEYEVHKALLGNLFLVQAMNIIYFWLHFPLIIVFGIWCYYRRRSHYTRLRDAFLASGAISLIVYWLYPVAPPRALPELAARFEPNAPEYVRGFVDTMQVYLGYAYQTQETGAFVNPYAAMPSLHFGWDMLLGMGIIWVFWRTRLRWVAVPVGLFLPISQVFAITVTANHFFLDALAGAVVSALGVPISVALHRWAYPRLGEWVGKIPWPKLRRFLLPEAAPGEGRVPPKASPGAGGQR
- a CDS encoding FAD-dependent oxidoreductase; translated protein: MAQQRLVIVGGDAAGMSAAANARRRRSPQQLEIIVFEKGPFVSYAACGIPYYLGREIEEPDRLVVRWPQDYARMGIEVHLHHQVQKVDLQSRRVLVEDLQTGKERWEPFDHLLLATGAVPIRPPLPGMDAQGVFGVNSLHEAIELHRYLEATGAKRAVIVGGGYIGLEMAEALCHRGLEVSLVEKEEQVMLTLDPDMAAPIAEALRHLGVAVYLGEPLQGLEVSNGRVQAVVTAARTIPADVVVLGLGVRPNSDLARDADIPLGERGAIVVNERMQTPREGVWAAGDCAQTFHLVSRRPFWLALGTVANKQGRVAGINLGGGYATFPGVVGTAITKVCHLEVARTGLQERELRALGWEWIAARIEDRTRAHYYPGAAPITVKLLAEKGTGVLLGGQIVGHEGAGKRIDVIATALHAGMTVHQLVNLDLAYAPPFSPVWDPILNAARQLLAKL
- a CDS encoding adenylosuccinate synthase translates to MPAVVVVGGQWGDEGKGRVVDLLAQRAQVVARYSAGSNAGHTVVNELGEFRLHLVPAGIFYPDKLCLIGHGVAVDPKVLLEEIRSLEARGVKVRGRLFVSNRAHVTMPWHPLLDRLEEKARGKAAIGTTGRGVGPTFVDKVGRLGIRMVDLVDPHALRERLSLVLPIKNAVLSKLYEAEPLDLEQVWTEYAELGAQLRPFVADTSVMTQEALRRGETVLLEGAQGALLDLDLGTYEYVTSSVPSSLAGGACVGMGIGPTQIKAVVGVYKSYMTRVGGGPMPTELLDETGDMLREAGPRPEYGATTGRPRRCGWFDAVASRYTARANGLTAVALTRLDVLDRFPTVRICTAYRIDGRVTDVFPASTRELWEAEPVYEEMPGWEQDTSGIRRFQDLPAAAQAYVRRIEELLEVPIYLVSVGPEREQAIVLGDIW